A region from the Kribbella shirazensis genome encodes:
- a CDS encoding helix-turn-helix transcriptional regulator, translating into MLETSQRLLALLGLLQTRPAWTGAELAERLDVSTRTVRNDIDRLRELGYPVDATRGPAGHYQLGVGAKLPPLLLDDEEAVAVAVGLRTGAGVVGMAESSVRALTKLEQVLPHRLQRQVDAINKAMEKGPDNTRSNVDAPEIDTAVLSTIAACIRDEHYLRFEYVVPDGVSLYKAGSSATQDLPILVEPYRLVSWHGYWHLVARDEQAEWRTYRVDWMSLRMATGRRYQPKPMADAAYTDFVLRDVASAGWKVHARITVYAPAQEVLSRIHAAVGIVESVDDNTCVLVTGADSLETVAVYIGMLGLDFHVDGPPALITHLKTLGNRYLNAIEGPTDRHP; encoded by the coding sequence TTGCTCGAGACTTCGCAGCGTCTGCTAGCACTGCTAGGCCTGCTCCAGACCCGCCCGGCCTGGACCGGCGCCGAGCTGGCGGAACGGCTCGACGTGTCGACGCGGACGGTCCGGAACGACATCGACCGGCTCCGCGAGCTCGGGTACCCGGTCGACGCCACCCGCGGCCCGGCCGGCCACTATCAGTTGGGCGTCGGCGCGAAGCTCCCGCCGCTGCTGCTCGACGACGAGGAAGCGGTCGCGGTCGCCGTCGGTCTACGGACCGGCGCGGGCGTTGTCGGTATGGCGGAGAGCAGCGTCCGCGCGCTGACGAAGCTCGAGCAGGTTCTCCCGCACCGCCTGCAACGCCAGGTGGACGCGATCAACAAGGCGATGGAGAAGGGCCCCGACAACACCCGTTCGAACGTCGACGCCCCCGAGATCGACACCGCCGTACTGTCGACGATCGCCGCGTGCATCCGCGACGAGCACTATCTCCGCTTCGAGTACGTCGTACCGGACGGCGTCTCGCTCTACAAGGCCGGGTCGAGTGCGACGCAGGACCTGCCGATCCTGGTCGAGCCGTACCGCCTGGTGAGCTGGCACGGGTACTGGCATCTCGTCGCGCGGGACGAGCAGGCGGAGTGGCGGACGTACCGCGTCGACTGGATGTCGTTGCGGATGGCAACGGGTCGGCGCTATCAGCCGAAGCCGATGGCGGACGCGGCCTACACCGATTTCGTACTACGCGACGTGGCGTCGGCCGGGTGGAAGGTACATGCCCGGATCACGGTGTATGCGCCCGCGCAGGAAGTCCTGTCCCGCATCCACGCCGCCGTCGGCATCGTCGAGTCCGTCGACGACAACACCTGCGTCCTCGTCACCGGCGCCGACTCCCTGGAGACCGTCGCCGTCTACATCGGCATGCTCGGCCTCGACTTCCACGTCGACGGCCCACCCGCCCTCATCACTCACCTCAAAACCCTCGGCAACCGGTACCTGAACGCGATCGAGGGACCGACCGACAGACACCCCTAG
- a CDS encoding IS110 family transposase — MLFVGDDWAEGHHDLQVEDDQGRVLARGRVDEGIAGMVRFHELVAEFLGDDAGPEEVVIGIETDRGPWVAALLAAGYVVFAVNPKLAARHRESLSLSGAKDDKTDARTLADLVRTRRHQLRPVTADSELADGVKVLARAHQSLIQERTRHLLRLRAALREYFPAALVAYQQGTLTLTGADVLALLAKAPTPAAAAKLTIVQITAALKTAGRRGDLAERAAAVQAALRTEHLGQPEIITAAYAATVGSTVAILQTLNTQIPALQEGVEASFGRHPDVEIYRSQPGLGPILGARVLAEFGDAPGRYADAKARKNYAGTAPITRQSGKLKTVHARFIHNNRLVNAIDLWASAATLHDADVRAYYDQLRGRGLGHHAALRQIGNRLVGILHGCLKTHTLYNPQTAWSHRATTQAA, encoded by the coding sequence GTGTTGTTTGTGGGTGACGACTGGGCCGAAGGGCATCACGACCTGCAGGTCGAGGACGACCAGGGCCGGGTCCTGGCCCGTGGGCGGGTGGACGAGGGCATTGCCGGGATGGTTCGGTTCCACGAGTTGGTGGCGGAGTTCCTGGGCGATGATGCCGGTCCGGAGGAGGTGGTGATCGGGATCGAGACCGATCGCGGGCCGTGGGTGGCCGCGTTGCTGGCGGCGGGGTATGTGGTGTTCGCGGTGAACCCGAAACTTGCTGCCCGGCACCGTGAGAGTTTGTCGTTGTCGGGTGCGAAGGACGACAAGACCGATGCCCGGACGCTGGCCGACCTGGTCCGGACCCGTAGGCATCAACTGCGGCCGGTCACGGCCGATTCCGAGCTGGCCGACGGGGTCAAGGTGCTCGCCCGGGCGCATCAGTCGCTGATCCAGGAGCGGACCCGGCACCTGCTGCGGCTGCGGGCCGCGCTGCGGGAGTACTTCCCGGCCGCGCTGGTTGCCTACCAGCAAGGGACGTTGACGCTGACCGGTGCCGACGTGCTGGCGTTACTGGCCAAGGCCCCCACCCCGGCAGCGGCGGCGAAACTGACGATCGTCCAGATCACCGCGGCGTTGAAGACCGCCGGGCGGCGAGGCGACCTGGCCGAACGGGCCGCGGCGGTGCAGGCCGCGCTGCGCACCGAGCACCTCGGCCAGCCCGAGATCATCACCGCCGCCTACGCGGCCACGGTCGGCTCCACGGTCGCGATCCTGCAGACCCTGAACACCCAGATCCCTGCCCTGCAGGAAGGGGTCGAGGCCTCTTTTGGCCGGCACCCGGACGTTGAGATCTACCGCAGCCAGCCCGGCCTCGGACCGATCCTCGGCGCCCGGGTGCTCGCAGAGTTCGGCGACGCCCCCGGCCGCTACGCCGACGCCAAAGCCCGCAAGAACTACGCCGGCACCGCACCCATCACCCGCCAATCCGGCAAACTGAAAACCGTGCACGCCCGGTTCATCCACAACAACCGGCTCGTCAACGCCATCGACCTGTGGGCCAGCGCCGCCACCCTGCACGACGCCGATGTCCGCGCCTACTACGACCAACTCCGCGGCCGCGGCCTCGGCCACCACGCCGCGCTACGCCAGATCGGCAACCGGCTCGTCGGCATCCTCCACGGCTGCCTCAAAACCCACACCCTCTACAACCCCCAAACCGCCTGGTCACACCGCGCCACAACCCAAGCCGCTTGA
- a CDS encoding response regulator transcription factor, which yields MIRVVLADDHPVVRAGLEALLSSLPGIEVVGVAATGREAIREVVTTRPDVAVLDLQMPDLDGFAATRELARSAPEVAVLVLTMFEDDDSVFAAMRAGARGYLVKGAEQEEIARAIHAVAAGEAIFGPGVARRVLTFFAAPPPTDPFPELTTRERQILDLLAAGLSNPAIATRLDLAPKTVANNVSTIFTKLGTADRATAIIQARNAGLGVPKDRT from the coding sequence GTGATCCGGGTTGTGCTGGCCGATGACCATCCGGTGGTGCGCGCCGGGCTGGAGGCGTTGCTGAGTTCGCTGCCTGGGATCGAGGTGGTCGGCGTCGCCGCGACCGGGCGCGAGGCGATCCGCGAAGTCGTCACCACCCGCCCGGACGTCGCCGTTCTCGACCTGCAGATGCCGGACCTCGACGGTTTCGCGGCCACCCGCGAACTCGCCCGCTCCGCCCCCGAGGTCGCCGTCCTCGTGCTCACCATGTTCGAGGACGACGACTCGGTGTTCGCCGCGATGCGCGCCGGCGCCCGCGGCTACCTCGTCAAAGGCGCCGAACAGGAAGAGATCGCCCGCGCGATCCACGCCGTCGCCGCCGGCGAAGCCATCTTCGGCCCCGGCGTCGCCCGCCGCGTCCTCACCTTCTTCGCTGCCCCACCGCCCACCGACCCGTTCCCCGAACTCACCACCCGCGAACGCCAGATCCTCGACCTGCTCGCCGCCGGCCTGTCCAACCCCGCGATCGCCACCCGCCTCGACCTGGCCCCCAAAACCGTCGCCAACAACGTCTCCACCATCTTCACCAAGCTAGGCACCGCCGACCGAGCCACCGCCATAATCCAAGCCCGCAACGCCGGCTTGGGGGTACCGAAGGACAGGACGTAG